Sequence from the Puntigrus tetrazona isolate hp1 chromosome 11, ASM1883169v1, whole genome shotgun sequence genome:
CACAATGTCTTAAAAGAGACGAAGGTCTGACCTCAAAACAATCTGTTCCACATTCAACAATCTCAGCGcccattatataaatatgaatgcaaGCAAAGCATTGTGTTAGGAAATAAGGGATGTGGGCCAAAGGAAGCTGCTAAATGAAATCTAAGGCTTATCAGCAGATCTCCAATAGTTATCTGTTTAAATTTCTTTATTGCTTCTGTAGAGAAGTGACCTGTAATCAGTCTCATTGTTTGCCGGGATCAGTAAATCTGGGATGTCCGGTGCTAATCTTTTGACCCAGGATGCCCTTCCAGAACAATCTCGACTCCCTGTTTCCCAATGGATGGGTCTTAATTAACTCAGACCAAAAACCCTGCTGTTAAGCTGGTACTCTCTTCAATTCACCAAGTTAGAATGCAGGGGATTTGATATAAAGCGATGTGTCACTCACTGATCCCCTAGGCTGTGATTTTACGCCCGGTCTGGGGTgggtttctgaaaaaaatatagtcCAATCCATATACAATTTCACTGGCATCTATGGTTCCACGAAGAACCTTGAACATGCGTTGAAACTTTCCATTATTCGTTTTAGTGGAAAAAGGTTCTAAAAGATCAACACACTAAGCCTCCAAAGGCACTGCTAAGAAAATCTTTAGAACTTTAAtgtgtaaaacataaatacatgacTGCATACAAACATTGACACAAGCCAGCAACGCACAATCACACTACTGCCACAAATGTCGGGATGGAGTGGATGTTTTGACTACTTGGATTAATGGGATCCAGTGAGGTAAATGGGGAAAATAACAATATTGAAacccaaaatcaaaacaaaacagaatgatGTATAAGTTAGccagaacaaaaacacaacaggaGTCCCCTCATGACCGGCACTAGTGCTGGAATAATAGTTTCAAGAATGGAGAGAATTCCCCAACAGGCTCCCAAGCAAAAGCTATTCGTGTTTAAGTGCACTACATTGACAAAGATCTTTAGTTGTGAAAAGCTCCTTTGAGAGCAATGGGTGGTACGTTTCTGATGGAAGACAAGCTTGTTTCGCTAAGggaaatttttttatacttatgCCGTTCCACAGAGATCTAATGATAAAGGAATCCTCAAAAATAtcgatgtatttttatttaacaacttTGCTATTCTATTTCACAGACTTTCTTGTGAAAGTAACGATCCCGTTTTACAGAAACAAGTTATTCAGTGACGCGCAACCTTGTTTTATCGTCTCGCGATAGGGCTCTGAAGATCTGGCCGACGGATAGGTTTTTGAAGCTCAGAGCTGATCTACAACATTTGGCCTTGGCCTGAGCCTGTGCTCCGACAGCCTCAGTTGGCAGTGGTATCCGTAGCCAAACCACCTCAGGGCTTTCCCCATTAGAATACATAATGCAGAACTAGTCATTTGGAAGGGCTCCAGATCGTGCTCTTCAAAACCCTTTTAGATAATTTGCTGTCGTGCCCTCCACCCACACCCAGTTTTCTCCACCCTTCCGGAGCCAACCAACCCCCCCCCCTGCCAATTTGGAAGCCTCGACTGGTGCCCTGACCTCAGGGGCAAGAGTCCCAGCTGAGGAGGAAGGGCAGCTGCCAACCACCACCACTTCAACTATGACCATCCAGATGATCGCGTTTGTCAAGCCGCCACTCCGTGTCACCCTGAACTGGTTTGATCATCCAATTAGGCTAGGTCACGGTCTGCAATCTCTCCCTCCGTGGAGGGACAACAGACAAGAAAAAAGATCTGGACTAATCGGTATAAGCACTTAAAAGTCATACGATTGTCATGCATACCCACTTAGATACAAGCTACCAGAGACTGTTGTTTCATGCCTGTATTCCCGAAACCGTCAGTCCGAATATGAGAAAACGCTAGTTAAACAAGAAACCCAATCAAAGGATAAATTGAACGCGTCATTTTCAGAGTAACAGACAATTTAACTCTCAAACTCAAGTGGCTGACCCTTCAACAGACAGGCAATACAAGAGCAATTATCGCACGGACAGTCCAAGTGCTATGAGAGGCTTTGTGTGACGGCAGTCATGACCTCATCGTTGTTGAGGGTTCAGGTAAGAGGCAGTGAGGTTTAGGGGtgcatttaaaagcaacatTGCTGCACACAAATTTTCCCACACGAATTTGCATTCGCGCGTCTTGAGACAAGATTTTTAGACTTGAGCTGCAGGTCAGAAAATGTTCTTGAAGATACTAGTAGCAACGCTTAGCCGTGAAATAGTGGGTTGGAAAATAGGATGACAAACTAGTTTTTCttgaaaacttttattatttgacaCTATTTGgataatcatttttttacttgtaaaagAAACAACTAATCTGAACTCATTTTTAAGTATCGTCAAAAACGCCATACAATTTGCGTCATTCATTGTAAATCACAGCAGATTTTTACAAGTGATTATTTCTCGATTCGCAGAAGAAAAGAGAGCGGTGTAGTTATGGAAAACGCAGTCAGTATTGCCCCCATGTGGATGCATTTGTGTATGCAAACGTTAATGCGGTATGCAGTGAACACATTTATTCTGTATTTGCTTGTACagtaaaatcaaatatatgacacacatttacaaaaaaacaaaacaaaagtaaagcTACACACATCAGACAGCTCATCTAGGTTTGGGTCGAGGGGGTTTGCCCTTGCCTTGTGCGGTGGAGGGATCTTGTCTTGTTTTCGGTTTCTGTTGTCTAAGCaatctctcagtctctctcgtCGGTGGTCGTCCTTTCCCAAGCAAATACTGCTCCCATTCTGGTAGTTTCCGCTCAACTGAGGCCCAATAACAAGTCTATGACAGGACAACACGAGATCAACTTGTCGAAGGAACGGAACACTCCCAATATTTTCTTCTGCATCCTATTCTCGTAGCTTAAGCATGTAAAACATTTGATGCTGCATCCGAATTTAAAATACAGCAGCGGTCTTGTTGCATTACAAAACGTCATTTCATCGCCTTTCTAAACataattttcaatttattacagtttcttGGGGAAAGAGGTATCGTATGCACATGCAAAGAAGTACTtcaaatgcaacatttaataTCGGATAATTTCAAAATAGAAACACTAAGCTAGCTTTACTTTATGAGATGTAACTAATACCTCAAGGTTAATAATATCTGGGTGAAGCAGCTGTCTGGTTTGAAGATTTTCTTCAGCATTCTGTAAATCCTACAACAGAaattcacataaacacaaacaaaaattctaaaacataagatcatataacatatacatatacacacacacacacacacacacacacacacacatatatatatatatatatatatatatatatatatatatatatatatacatatatatatatatatatatatacatacactatacatatatatatatatacatacataatatacatatatatacacacatacataatatatatatacacatacattatatatatatatatatacacacacacacacacacacagagagagagcttTTTGCTGTACTATAATAGAGCTATGAATCGTATcatacaaatatacagtatgtataacAGAGTAGAGAAACCTCAAGGATCTGAGCATTTCTCTCCTTCGCCGCTTGAGACTTCAGATACTGCTGTTTTTTCTTAGCCTTCTGCTGTTCATAGTGCGCTTCCATCTGCTGCAGCAGTAATGCTCTTTTCCCCAGTCTACAcgagaaaaatgtgtttcattaaGCCGTTTGGTTTATTAACAGGACTAAGAGAAGCTTTTTAACCGAAGGACTCACATATCTTCGTGTTTCTGGCTGAGTTCAAACTCTTCGTGCGTATAAGAGGCCATTTAACCGTAGTTTCTAAAACACGGATAGAATTTTTAAAACTCAAACTCCGTCACTGACACTTTACCAAAGCCTCATACTTTTAACATCCACGACTCCGCGGCCACAGCATCCGGAAACAAAGCTCCGAAACCGAAGCCTTCCGTAACCATAACTACCAACGACCATGTGTGCGGAAATGACGGCTCGTGGGCAAAAGATTAGGACAAGTGCGCCCTCTACTGTTAGGAAgagttaaatgagaaaaaaatactatattttgtttttaaatgtaattttttgccATTAGATCATTGAGGGTCGGCTTGAAATTATCCTCTCCCTGTTTTGATATGTTAGTTAGCTATAACTTCAAAAGCAAGACTTCTATAAAAGagcttaaataataataatattaataatagtacaacattattaaatttaagtaaACCTTTTAAGCATATTGcgaaaaaaaagctatttaattttttagtacatttttctGTTGTGGAAAAATGcagccccacacacacacacacacacacacactttatgtTTCCATTGATTCAGCAGATACTGTATACCTACCATAGGCTACTTATGTTCAACAATCTCACTATATTAGCAGAAGGTCTAGACTTTGTAATAGTAGagttgtaataaatgaaaagctgtTAAAGACTGACATAGCTCAAGTGTTTATCATCACATTTAGACTGGTAATCAATGGACTTAATTGGCATAATTTGGTGAGCAAAACAGGGTCTGAAACCccaaaatatatcatataaatataatggaCAGTTCAAACAATCTGCAGCTGAGGTATCAGTTTATCTACAGCATAGATTCATAGCTCTCAGCGTGTGACACACTGttaccaaaaacataaaaaaagcatattttaacggatctttatttactttatgtttACGTGCACTCCAATTCGTCCATGGCTCTCGTGATGGAAATAGGTCTGAAATGGTTAGCTGaatgacagatttttataaaaaaaaaaatgttacatatggATTCATGCAAACTCTACATGCTCATAAAGTGCTCAACCATGAAAGCTGAAGGTCATGGTGAACCAAAAGTATTTCCTGTAAAGTTCAACAAGAATGACatgaataacataaaaaattgattaaaaataaaaagaatgacatAGCTCCATTGTGCTCAAGAGTTGCATTAATATTCAAACTTACACAAAAAAgcagactaaataaataaatatatcaaattaatgGCAAATATTTTTGCTGATTGCAGGATCAAACTTCAATAACAATCATTGGCagaatattaaatttttttttattatttaatatccaTTACATATAGGCCTACTCGTCTTTGTAATGCATTTAGTCTTGTTCATAACATGCTCTATTTTAGCCTGCTTTCATGAGTAAAAGCAGCATTTTATCAGTGTGAAATGGGAAGAcatattttttgtcagtttatcATCTCTTTAAATTCTCTTAAACTCCAAACCTCAACAATGATCTTGATTACaatattcttacatttttttaaaaaaacagctttattttgatttacattatatgtttataacagtctttcttttctttttctgcattttatttgtaaatgaaaagtgTTATCAGCGGGAAgacatttatttgctttgaaaGTATAACTCTCAAACCAAAACAGCATAGAGTTTACAAAGGTTACTTCAACAGAATCACTTACAACTGTTTTAGCattaatgcaaaacatacaaatttaattattagtttttatgcaAAGGTTATCagctaaattatattattttctaagCTCACACTTCAATTTGAGGCATAAAGTAATTTTCACCATTTCCAATTTCTCAAAAAAGGAAAgggaaaagacaaaataatagaACTCACAAATCTAACATAGTGCAACGTTGCTTTATCACAATTTCTTTACTGCATTTCCTTTACAAGTCAGGCTTTAGTCAAAATGTTTCGTCAGTGATTACATTAACTTTGCCAGTAGTTgataattaacaatttatttgtaCATTACAATTCATTGGtacaattcataaaaaaataatttgaatatactgaatatttctatatttttgaatattttacgccatttctttttctttctgacaATCtgataaacaataataaaacaacaacaaaaaaaaagctcaacaATAGCATTTTAACTTAAATCATAAAGGTCAttccaatatattttttatatctttcattaaatttagaaaaacaaatatgtaaactCATAAAACTAGCATTTACAgtgtttgacatttaattaatctCCTTCATTTTTATGCCAGACGTCAGCCCCTTCTTTAAACTGGTGAAGACTAACCTTACCTACATGAGGCATGTCACACATTTCACATGAAGACTCGTTTAGTGGCGTTATGTTGTCAATATAATCACAATCACTCATCTCTTGATGTTGCTTTACtacactttcattttctgaaCTGCTCTCGTTCGCCAATAATGCTGTAAATTCCGGACTAACCGGTATCACCCTTCACTGCTCATTCTCAGGCTTGTCATggttattttcagtttcatcAATCATCTCCACATTCCCCTCACTTGAAGAACTCTCCTCAGTTTGGCGAGAACCACCCAAAGCATCCTGACCATGAGAATCGTTAGCTGGTGCCGTGCCTTCGTTATCGTCACCAACACTGACGCCATTTCCTTCTAGCTCATTCTTATTACGGCCATCCGTTTCACTTTTCATTTGTTCAGGAGAACGACTAGATGGTATTTTTTCAACGTCCTCGCTTTCGGAGGGACCCAGCCTTTTCAGGATGTCTTCATCTTTGTTTCCACCCTTCACGTCTACGTCATTCCCCTCACTTGAAGAACTCTCCTCAGTTCGGTGAGAACCACCGAAAGCATCTATGCTTTCACCCCCACCGTGATCATTTTCTGAATTTTGCACTACTGCATCCCCATTTTCTGAGCGGCACTGTCTGTACTTATTTGCCCACTTATCACTATTTGTTTCCGTCGATTTGTCTTCTTCATCACCATCACTGGCACCAGCACTcagataatttttttccccacaccCTCATTCTCATTTTCACTATCTTTTTCTTTCGATTTGTTGGGAACGGCCGCCCAATCGTTATCTTTGcgatcttttttatttttctcgtGTACAGCTGAATGATTCTGCTCATCTTCTGCACTACTACGAATTTCCTCTTTTGGCTGGTCCATTTTTTCGTTTTTGCAGCGCGCCATCTGACCTGACAGGATCTTCCTCGGGCCCCAGACAAAGTCTTCTCGGGGCTTGAAATTCTTAAAGGCAAATTTAACCAGCTCCCTTCTCTCCGACCTGTCCAATACAGCGAACAGAAAGTAATCTAGCGCACTTTGCTTCACGTTTTCAAGCTGTCCCTCGACAAGAGTTTCATTGAGGAAAAACTTGACCAGTGGGGCCTGGTAGTGCTTCAATCCTAGAATCCCCAAACACTTCAGGATGCGTGTGATGCGCAAGCTGTTGTGTGTATGGctgcaaaatcaaaagaaaagcaaGCTAGCTATTGGAAAAGTcttcaaacaacacaaacaaatagaaaagaaaTACGATGGTAAAAACCTGTTCAGGTTTCTAAAGCGGTCCTTCCAGTTATCAGAACGCTCCACCTCTCCCGTTGATTCATCGACCATACGTATACCGTAGAAATCCAACATCAGCTCATACGATTTCACCaatcttttctttgcttttttatcTTTACGGAAAAGCTGGGAAAAAAGGAGCAGATTTATTTAAGCATTCTCTATTTTTCAATGTGCCGTAACTAACTACTACGAGTGTAATGTTTCCTGAGAAATCCTGTCAGACAAATACTCCTTAAGATGGTTGGTAAATCGAATCCAAGTGAATGTTTTAAACGTacctttatttcatttttttggagCACGTGTGCTCTCCAATTCACCCCCGGCTCTTGTATCGGAAACAAcctgaaaaatgttaaaatggttaGAAATTAAAACCATAATTAAACCAGCGTTAACTGGAAGTCATGGATGAAGCGGAGCGGGATCTGACCACTGGATGTAGGAGTGAACATCTTCCAGCAGGTAATAATCACCCCACCACTTCTGGTGAAAATCAGTGATGTAAAGATCTGCGCAAAACGAAGGTAGCGTGTTAAAACGAGTCAagtaaatgaaagtaaatgaaaacaataacgTTTGATTTCGCTATAGAAGGAGTGCAATACCATACCATCGGGTGAAGATCTTAAATTACCACGGTAAAATTCTAGGTTATAGTAGCAGcccttaaaaacaacaacaacaacattacaCAAACCCATTATGAAGTATCTTCTAGACCGTTTTGTGTAAATTTGACATTCTTGAAGTGGTTAATTATGAGCGTAATGgcagaaacatattttattattagtttactTACTTTATCTTGTTTACCagcatcgtcatcatcatcccCACCGTCATCATGAATATCTCTCAAGCCCTTAAGtgggaaacaaacaaaatctgTAAGGTTTTAGCCTACAGCAGGATCTTGCAGCACTTAGGCACGTCCCGTTGTGGGGTTTAGATACTCATCTATGcctttttctcatttgtttcaaCGGAGTAATGTGAGCTGGCGTGTAAACTGGGGTAAGACAACGGTTTGTGCTAACCTATTAATATAAGAAATTACACATATATTCTCCTAAAGAAAATTGACCAcggttttattacagtaaaagtgTAGTTATCACTTTTTGGGCGTATTGTGCACCATTTGTACTACCATACTTGTACTTCAAACACCGTGGTTAAACAGTGTAGGGGCTGTAAGGGTTGCCATGACACTATTTAGAAGTTTTTTGAAAAGTCACATGTCCACAGCTGCGTGCTTTACAAACAACGCAGCGCTTAGGTTCATTCCCGCTTCCGTTTTCCTTGCCTAGGAAAGGACAACTGCCTTCAGAGGTGGCGACATCTACATCTACCCCACCGCCTTATTTCAAGGTAATGAAACTTACCCAACAACCATGTCGAAAGTCTTGCATGTCCCTTGCAGCAAACATGTTCCTGCGACTCTTTCCGCGGCTGTGATACATCTGTAAACGCAAACGGAAATCACGAATGAGACGGTTGTTTGTAAAACTCACGTGGAAATGGAAAGCAAAACGGATAGCAGCGTGACAACGCACGACCTACCAAACGCAACTACTCAAACgagatttaattaataaatgccaAACCGGCGGAATAGTTCAAACAGACCTTCTTCTTTCTGGGTGTTTTGTTTTCGTCTCCATCCTCCCATGTGGAGTCATATTCGCACTCATCACCTGACATGTTATTCTGGCCAGTGCGCCTCAAACGAAGTTTAGCGAGACCACGCCGAACCAAAGTAGTCAAAGTACGAAAAAGCCTCAACAGTCCACGGAGCAAACACCACAGTGCCCTCTTAAAGCACATCGACCTAAAAAGACGAGTCGAACCCGAATATCTCGTTGAACAACGCGTGCTCAACGCTgccaaaagaaaatgaaagttgaCGCTCGTCGTCGTGAACCGAAAGCATTTCTAGCTCAATGAAAAACAGGGCTCGAGTTGACGCAAGGGTTGCCAGGTCTTGTTTATTTTCTAGGTTCTATCCcactgatttattcatttatagttaacagactaatatatatatatatatatatatatatatatatatatatatatatatatatatatatatatatatatatatgctgtattaGTGCAGTGTTCTAAATACTAAACTGTTAATATTTAAGATCTGGCCTGGGTGAAGGTGCATGCTCTTGTGTAGGCCACTTACTTAGTGATGAGGagtgtttttaaatagataACGCATATGGCTATACGGGACTGCTGTGTCGATTTATAATATAGTATTCCATTAATTTATGCTATTTGTAAAACGCTATGCAACGATCTAATTTTATGCTTAATAATGTAGTGTTTCATTTCGGCCTACGGCTCAGTTTTACGAGCACCTGTCAAAGTCATGTTTAGTGACCTCTGGTGGATGTATTTGGGAACGACGCTAGGTTTCCGCTCTTAACTAGTCGAGTTTGCCGTTTTAGGTTTTAGAACACGTGCACAAGAGGTTAAGACAATCGGTCCACACACAGTCAGGAAAATACGTCTATCTAGAATGTAAAACGCATTTTAAAGATCACAGAAAGAGGTAACCCAGAGAACCCGCAGTACCTCAGTTACCCGCTGGGGGGCCTCAGCCCACGTGCTGGGATAGATGCCTTGCAGGAGagctaaaaaaaatgctaaaaatacatgaaatggTTTTCAGTCATTAACTGAATAATCTAAAGTGGTGATAAATCAATTCAGTGATAACTACATCTTAGCAGAACCTCCAGAATTAAATTGAGAAATGCTTATTAAATTCCAATCCATGCATGGGTGTAATGCCAAAAGTACagtgaaatgtagaaaaattctaattcttttatatatatatatatatatatatatatatatatatatatatatatatatatatatatatatatatatatatatatatacaaacacacactttttcagGATCAGTAAGGCCTACCtattaccacacacacataatttcaGATGACGTCAGTGATGTAGATGGATATTAGGcagacattattttttttccacatttattaCATTCCATGAAAGGCAACCGATTCTCGAATTTCCGAATCTCGTCCATCCACACATGAGTCACTGCCATCACATTAAAGATCAGCAGAATGAGTCACCTTTAAATAGTTACTGTACACATAGCCGTTTAAAAATAACGCGGTTCCGTAAGGAAAAGTAAATTATGTTGCGTCGTAGTGTGACTccctgctgtttgtttttcattatgaTCGAATgactaatattatataaatctaCCTTGTGGACGTCACGAGCGGGAATCATTTTGTTGCAATAGCGTGTTATAAACGGCAGATGGCTCTGTGTCATAAAGCTTTTCCCAAAGCAGACGCCGCCTAAGAGCTAATACCCCTATAGCTCATCATTCTCTCTATGCTGCTCAAATACCTGCTGCTAATACACTTGTCAAACGTCACATTTGGAATCAGATAAAACGTCATTTATATAAAACCATTTCACACCGGGATTAAACCTGAATGAAACATTAGCTCAGCTTATTGATGCTAGTTAGTTAATCAAGTCTGTCACCCAAAAAGAGGCTACgcgaatattttaaaaagctgttttctgtaTCATTCGAAGTAAATGTGCTTACTACAAAAAGAGCTAGACCGAAATGCGCCGCTAAGATATGCAGCATTTCATAACAAGTCACATTTTCTGCAGGCAAAAGCCATCTTTTATATATCAGGCATACACCGCACACAGTATGCGTACTACCTGCCATACTTCATCTCTGTAGCCATGTCCACATATGCAGAAGAATTTTGCCTTTGAGTTTATAATGTGTAGTAGTGGATTATTCTTGACAGCTTTATGTAACAGCGTGTCCTTTGTGGatgtgttaataattaatttgcttgaatttctttgttcaggGTCTTTTGAACAATCATATCTTCAGAGACGTCCATACAGCAGagcatttttagtgtttttttttttttgtgtgtgttgtgagaccggaaaaatataaatacaggttCAGCCTTAGTGCAGCGTTAttgttttcagcaaaaaaatctTTAGCTCTTTAATTTTGTATGAGGTAGTATGTTACACTGCTGGACAATGGGATTCCGGAACGCTATAAGTAAATACATCTGCTTTATTACAATTCCGAACACTATGTTATcaaaaataatgtgtaataaaatattcaattagACATCAAAACAACATTACCATTTTTATAAACCTTTTCAAGCTTT
This genomic interval carries:
- the c11h3orf14 gene encoding uncharacterized protein C3orf14 homolog — protein: MASYTHEEFELSQKHEDILGKRALLLQQMEAHYEQQKAKKKQQYLKSQAAKERNAQILEDLQNAEENLQTRQLLHPDIINLETCYWASVERKLPEWEQYLLGKGRPPTRETERLLRQQKPKTRQDPSTAQGKGKPPRPKPR
- the ogfr2 gene encoding opioid growth factor receptor 2 — its product is MCFKRALWCLLRGLLRLFRTLTTLVRRGLAKLRLRRTGQNNMSGDECEYDSTWEDGDENKTPRKKKMYHSRGKSRRNMFAARDMQDFRHGCWGLRDIHDDGGDDDDDAGKQDKGCYYNLEFYRGNLRSSPDDLYITDFHQKWWGDYYLLEDVHSYIQWLFPIQEPGVNWRAHVLQKNEIKLFRKDKKAKKRLVKSYELMLDFYGIRMVDESTGEVERSDNWKDRFRNLNSHTHNSLRITRILKCLGILGLKHYQAPLVKFFLNETLVEGQLENVKQSALDYFLFAVLDRSERRELVKFAFKNFKPREDFVWGPRKILSGQMARCKNEKMDQPKEEIRSSAEDEQNHSAVHEKNKKDRKDNDWAAVPNKSKEKDSENENEGVGKKII